The Desulfobulbaceae bacterium genome includes the window TTTTGATTCAGTGTGAATAGGCCCTTTGGCATCTATCAAGACCTTTTTCCCCGGCCACCAGTTTTGCGTATCGATGATTAGATAGCGAATCGCCCATGTCTCGTCATCAATGATAAAATCCTCTTTGTTACTGTCCAATGATGGACTATCCACTTCTTAACCTGATAGCAAAAGAGCGCCACCGCCTTGGCCGCCCGCACGTCTTCTGTTTCAAGGTCGAGCAGGTCATGCATGTCGGAACTGGTCTCCGATACGCCGAGCAACCCTGACTGAAAATTAACCATCTCGCTGATTTGCTTGATGCTCATTTTTTCAGTACGCATCAGATAGCAAAGTAGTCCAGGCTCGAGATCCCCCGAGCGGGTGCTCATCACCAGTCCGGCGGTTGGGGTGAAGCTCATGCTGGTGTCAACGGGTTTACCGTGACGTACTGCGGCCAGACTTGCTCCATTGCCGAGGTGGGCGAGGATAACTCTTCCCTGCGCCGCTTCCGCTCCGGCTTGGCGGGCCAGTTTTTCCATCAGAAAGGCGTGTGACAAGCCGTGAAATCAATACCTCCTCAACCCTTGCGCCTCAAAGCGGCGTGGGATCGGCAATAGTTTCGCCACACGCGGCAGGGCATGGTGAAAAACCGTGTCGAAACAGGCCACTTGTGGCAGGTGAGGAAATCGACGATGAAAGGCCTCGGTCAACAGGATCTCTTCGGGAAGATGGGCAGGATTGAAGGAACTCAGTCGGTGCAGTTCCTCAATCATTTCAACTGTCATGCGTCGCGGTTCGCTATATTTCGGCAATCCAATCCATGCAAGTTTACCGCTAAGAATTCGTTGGAGTATGCCGTCTACTGTAAACAGCGCAAACTTTATGCTTGATGAGCCGCCATTGATCGTCAGGATGTGGAGGTTCCTTGTTTTCATTATCTTTCCTTGCTTCCATCCCAATTACCTTGCTTGCTCACTCAGATATTTATTAACCAGTAAGACCGAGGAATCATCAGGGTTTGCAGTTACTTCAAAACCCAAGCCTTTGACGAACTGAAGCATATCCGAGTTATTCTTGAGTACGGACCCATGAATTCGTTTTATCCCGCGAGATGTTGCATGAGTTATTAGCGCTTGCATTAGTTTCCCCCCAAGACCACGTTTTTGCCATTCATCAGCAACCACAATCGCAAACTCGCAACCGTTGCCATCCGGATCGATCACGAATCGTGCGACGCCGACCTCCTTTTCATCCTTTTCTCCTTTGTACAGGATGATCAGAGCTTCTGCGTTGAGCGGATCGGGGTTTGTAAACCTCGCCAGATCCTTCTTACTCAGTTCTTTAATGGTACCGTGAAAGCGCATGTATCGAGACTGGGATGAAAGATTGCGAACGAATGTTTGTTCTATGACAGCATCGTCAGGTGTTATAGGGCGAAGCGTTAACTTTTTTCCATCATCAAGGGTCCAGTTTTCTTTATCAGTGTCATCTGCCATAATCGAATCCTCACCCCCGGAAAGAATTAACCGACGGAGCTTATTGCTGTTTGTGGAAAAATAAGACGATGCCCAGGCACAATCCCAAAAAGTTGGACAATGATAAATCTATGCACCCAGCAATATATTCAGGTCATAATTGGCCAGTTCTCCGATACTTTCAATTGTTAGGTCCGCCGGCGGATATGCCTCGACAATTTTGGGATCCAGGGCATAATGGCCCTGGCGAGGCATTACAGTCGTTAAACGGTTTTTCCAGATCTTTTTCATAGCGGTTAAAATACGCAATTTGTAATCCACCATGACATAATGATGTGCTGGGTAGTGGCGTTCCACATCATCCAACATCTCCTCTATGATTCCTCAAATCATCTTGAACCTGGACATTGTCCAGCAGTGTATTGTCCACATCAAAGAGGAACACAACTTTAGTGGGTCTGGTCATCGTATTGTCTCCCCGATGTCAGGTTGGTCAAGATACTGCTGCCCAGGGATTATTTTTTTAACACTTTACTAATCACGACAACCAGCAGGATCAGCACCAGTACGCCGAAACCGGCCAAAATCGACATCCCTTGACTTATTAAACCATTCAGCCAGTTGTCCATATGATTTATATCCTTTTAGTTACGTGGCCACCCCGGCCAATAGTTATTTCCCCACATCATTGTTGCACCTCTCACTATTGCTGAAAATACTCTCGGACTTTGGCTGTAATCTGAGGGTCTGTCATCTGGTCAGCCGTTTCTACAGACACGATGCGTTCAGCAAGTTTGTCTTTTTCAAGTTGCTTTACCAGCTCACCCTTTGCTTCGCCAGGCCCAAATATCAGAAGCGATTCGGCGTTATGAATAACCGAAATGACCTCCTCATAGTATGTGTTGAGTTGTGCCGTAAATTTTTTATCCTGGCTGTTATCTGCCGGCACCATCTGTGCTTCAAAAGAGGTTGTCGAACGTTTACCAGAAGAGCGTCCGAGCTGTTTTTCC containing:
- a CDS encoding GNAT family N-acetyltransferase, with the protein product MADDTDKENWTLDDGKKLTLRPITPDDAVIEQTFVRNLSSQSRYMRFHGTIKELSKKDLARFTNPDPLNAEALIILYKGEKDEKEVGVARFVIDPDGNGCEFAIVVADEWQKRGLGGKLMQALITHATSRGIKRIHGSVLKNNSDMLQFVKGLGFEVTANPDDSSVLLVNKYLSEQAR